Proteins found in one Drosophila busckii strain San Diego stock center, stock number 13000-0081.31 chromosome 2R, ASM1175060v1, whole genome shotgun sequence genomic segment:
- the LOC108595683 gene encoding probable mitochondrial import inner membrane translocase subunit Tim17 1 — protein MEEYSREPCPFRIVEDCGGAFAMGAVGGALFQAIKGFRNAPCGLQRRLAGGLAEVRARSGLVGGSFAVWGGTFSAIDCALVYWRGKEDPWNSIISGAATGGVLAARGGSAAMLSSALVGGVLLALIEGAGIAIAHYSADNYRQISVVDRMQHYNERQQQQQQQPNLSSFYVEPNESNSMPA, from the exons ATGGAGGAATATTCACGCGAGCCTTGCCCCTTTCGCATTGTGGAGGACTGCGGTGGCGCCTTTGCTATGGGCGCTGTGGGCGGCGCGCTGTTTCAGGCCATCAAGGGATTTCGCAATGCGCCCTGTGGACTGCAGCGTCGTTTGGCTGGCGGTTTGGCTGAGGTGCGCGCGCGTTCGGGTCTGGTGGGTGGCAGCTTTGCTGTTTGGGGCGGCACATTTAGCGCTATAGACTGCGCTTTGGTCTATTGGCGTGGCAAGGAGGATCCGTGGAACTCTATCATAAGCGGTGCAGCAACTGGCGGCGTGCTGGCTGCACGTGGCG gcTCCGCTGCCATGCTCAGCAGCGCTTTGGTGGGTGGCGTGCTGCTGGCTTTGATTGAAGGTGCTGGCATTGCTATAGCGCATTATTCGGCTGATAACTATCGCCAGATATCGGTTGTAGATCGCATGCAGCATTACAatgagcgccagcagcagcaacagcagcagccaaatctGAGCAGCTTCTATGTCGAACCGAATGAG AGCAATTCGATGCCTGCTTAG
- the LOC108595361 gene encoding Fanconi anemia group I protein has protein sequence MSLDFDKRVCQLGEKNKLTELRQLISETTTKQLTETLRGKLTRNDCINFWNYLLLALNDSSVETREKRFTCVQCFLGGLRAVEVSYKQSVDSITRLCQDLPTFTADELNWIVEHCMDDMRAGDAKCVTWKDLLPEALLVLMEKPQLNINEIVMTGREYRDSSVRNLLTMRWPTAILTPIANMFSSLKLSASERLTVLSKFAGTLKDLSPMELPALCFQLFSMCQTAAQLIIPLLALEKYFHRNYYKRLFSDMCSNSTDLDSIDAYSDKELLEAEETVLYHLNYCTMYLLTEQHVSIMLRNFQNMPDVILTPFMLSAIISMTAVNRDPESERFSSSILLPFLRNVIKHNEDERSLADYSVWCRDTLQGQQVDLMQVFTVLIDQNKDGKDVITPGLVNLAFTLLKAQNAPKLNTLAIAFLTKFIRRRFIFGKGIIKRIAEWMIVDQQQNQFSECLTMLSVADTYTVSECLDTITIVMEDFLWLPGEQSMRMMNFILPLLKLSNRVRDALIDVLRKAMNKDYRTRCMAIFGFCMILKQLNNSNSVRQSQNASSFCTQHNISGYSMMTQITLGSRNNPQRNFDMLTLEIIGLLRSCFEQPLDIRLTLYENLQRAVELNAKLVPHVLQFADFHFRSFFDTPSEDEVIDDLDCKFDIHYDKMVSEEHEQLQLKDNLGRLVQFLAYCLAIFERAPYGCDVTEMQRLLTLCTQRLVANRLPLEAASAPATQLKCALLQQQLNLIEGLISHAVLSSKPSNQAIKQVLPLFKQHQQLLKGLNSLADAAKKSQKHFKQPLSHDSSAAANQSISAAKIKQICTQPDNIWDLAIIEKLLHLLHDDLVPFADAAHTTALRSYEPLVRYVLELAALKVQAIRLEPDFKQLSYSKRTLKLLTDIAKVVYERCIRRLPALWREFDIESAALAAQCFMECVHTAHVTYYKRFNEFVKGFDFAVISQQKQVSYVLQHVLDEYMKEPKDDDDAIAKHAYGAKLPVYLLETLELLYDHISYEERAAIDSYTWLLSFCRSYELPNANMAVVHRLLFTQRQKTHSGAFFDSIARQIGAVLGRQNDDVETAPDLGLQSLNMQTVGSCLQYLYAALQKQMEDVDYFIVKANNLSYKCNVVPEADRVYWRGNLDALVRSICTQMILISRTLLELTNVCIPLGSHMDGLMKLLIQLYATMKNLARHYLSCATAEGSIKSTKFELLLRDVGKPLPVNIYELIAYVEHNILDDQAQQPASKRKPQSERAKVLRETRYIPKVILAMESFNKHVILLSKKAKSIDRLANYMHLGAVRDFNIKSGDLRDMIERTYSQSSQIEVSASSLEQEAESEQEQQEESANEEESEEEQPQPVKRAASKAQRRRRVVVSDAEEQAEDENQPPPQPAVKPTAGKAQRRRRTAASDEEQEAEPLPIVKSIAGNAQRRRRATAASDADESQPKRRRGRPTKK, from the exons ATGTCGCTGGATTTCGACAAGCGTGTGTGCCAGCTTGGTGagaaaaataaactaacagAGTTGCGGCAGCTTATAagcgaaacaacaacaaagcaa TTAACAGAAACATTGCGTGGCAAACTAACGCGGAAcgattgcattaatttttggaactatttgttgctggcgttgaaTGACAGCAGTGTGGAAACGCGGGAGAAGCGTTTCACCTGCGTGCAATGTTTCTTGGGGGGACTGCGAGCTGTGGAGGTCAGCTACAAGCAGAGTGTGGATTCGATAACACGTCTCTGTCAGGACTTGCCTACATTTACTGCAGATGAATTAAACTGGATTGTAGAGCATTGCATGGATGATATGCGTGCGGGAGATGCGAAATGCGTAACCTGGAAGGATCTGCTGCCAGAGGCGCTGCTTGTGCTAATGGAGAAGCCGCagcttaatataaatgaaattgttatgACGGGACGAGAATATAGAGATAGCAGTGTTCGCAATTTATTGACAATGCGCTGGCCAACTGCAATACTTACGCCCATAGCGAATATGTTTAG CTCGCTAAAGCTAAGCGCTAGCGAACGCTTGACTGTGTTGAGTAAATTTGCTGGCACACTTAAGGATTTATCGCCCATGGAGCTGCCAGCGCTTTGCTTTCAACTCTTTTCCATGTGTCAGACAGCAGCGCAGTTGATTATACCGTTGCTGGCGTTGGAAAAGTACTTTCATCGCAACTACTACAAGCGTTTGTTCTCGGATATGTGCAGCAATTCTACAGATCTCGATAGCATAG ATGCCTATTCGGACAAGGAGCTGCTAGAGGCAGAGGAGACTGTGTTGTATCATTTAAACTACTGCACTATGTACTTGCTTACAGAGCAGCATGTGTCCATTATGCTAAGA AACTTTCAGAACATGCCTGATGTTATACTTACACCTTTTATGCTCAGCGCTATAATCTCTATGACAGCTGTAAATCGTGATCCTGAATCTGAGCGTTTCTCtagcagcattttgttgccttttctGCGCAATGTTATAAAGCACAACGAGGATGAACGCAGCTTGGCAGACTATTCTGTATGGTGTCGCGATACGTTGCAGGGCCAGCAGGTGGATCTAATGCAGGTGTTTACTGTGCTTATAGATCAAAATAAGGATGGCAAGGATGTTATTACACCAGGCTTGGTTAATTTAGCTTTTACTTTGCTTAAAGCGCAAAATGCACCCAAACTAAATACGctggcaattgcatttttgacTAAATTTATACGCAGACGTTTCATATTTGGCAAGGGCATTATTAAACGCATTGCAGAGTGGATGATTGTGGATCAGCAGCAGAATCAGTTTTCCGAATGCTTAACCATGTTAAGTGTAGCGGATACTTATACAGTTTCAGAGTGCCTAGACACTATAACGATAGTTATGGAGGATTTTCTATGG CTGCCTGGCGAGCAATCTATGCGCATGATGAACTTCATATTACCGCTGCTTAAGCTTTCCAATCGCGTGCGTGATGCTTTAATCGATGTGCTACGCAAGGCTATGAACAa AGACTATCGCACACGTTGCATGGccatttttggcttttgcatgATACTAAAGCAGCTCAACAATAGCAACTCGGTTAGGCAATCGCAAAACGCTAGCAGCTTCTGCACGCAGCACAACATCTCTGGTTACTCCATGATGACGCAAATAACGCTGGGCAGTCGCAACAATCCGCAGCGTAACTTTGATATGCTTACGCTGGAAATCATAGGCTTGCTGCGTAGCTGCTTTGAACAACCGCTGGACATACGTCTGACGCTCTATGAGA ATCTGCAACGCGCTGTGGAGTTGAATGCCAAGCTGGTGCCGCATGTGCTGCAATTTGCAGACTTTCATTTTCGCAGCTTCTTTGACACGCCCAGCGAGGATGAAGTAATTGATGATTTGGACTGCAAATTTGACATACATTACGATAAAATGGTTAGCGAAGAgcatgagcagctgcagcttaaagacAATCTAGGACGCCTAGTGCAGTTTCTTGCCTATTGTTTGGCTATTTTTGAGCGTGCGCCCTACGGTTGTGATGTTACCGAAATGCAACGTTTGCTAACGCTTTGCACACAGCGTTTGGTAGCTAATCGTTTGCCATTGGAAGCAGCT TCTGCGCCAGCTACACAACTCAAGTGCGCgctgttgcaacagcagctaaatcTTATAGAGGGACTCATTTCACATGCAGTGCTAAGCTCCAAGCCCAGTAATCAAGCTATAAAACAAGTGCTGCCGCTGTTtaagcagcatcagcaactgCTTAAGGGCTTAAACTCATTGGCAGATGCAGCTAAAAAGtcacaaaagcattttaagcAGCCATTAAGTCATGACAGCAGCGCTGCGGCTAATCAAAGCATTagtgcagctaaaataaaacaaatttgcacgCAACCAGACAACATATGGGATTTAGCTATAATAgaaaagctgctgcatttgctgcatga CGATCTGGTGCCATTTGCGGATGCAGCTCACACCACAGCGTTGCGCAGCTATGAGCCGCTAGTGCGCTATGTGCTGGAACTAGCAGCGCTAAAGGTGCAAGCTATACGCTTGGAGCCGGACTTTAAGCAATTGTCGTATAGCAAACGCACGCTCAAACTTTTAACAGACATAGCCAAGGTGGTTTATGAACGCTGCATACGACGCCTGCCCGCGCTATGGCGTGAATTTGATATAGAAAGCGCTGCATTGGCGGCGCAATGCTTTATGGAATGCGTGCATACAGCGCATGTAACTTACTACAAACGTTTCAATGAGTTTGTCAAAGGATTTG ATTTTGCTGTCATTAGTCAGCAGAAGCAAGTAAGCTATGTGCTGCAGCATGTGCTGGATGAGTATATGAAGGAGCCTAAAGACGACGATGATGCTATAGCCAAACATGCATATGGCGCCAAGCTGCCAGTTTATTTGCTGGAAACGCTAGAGCTGCTTTATGATCATATTAGCTATGAGGAGCGCGCTGCAATTGATTCCTACACTTGGCTGCTTAGCTTTTGCCGCAGCTATGAGCTACCAAATGCCAATATGGCAGTAGTACATCGTTTGCTCTTTACGCAACGTCAGAAAACACATTCGGGTGCTTTCTTCGATAGCATAGCTAGACAAATAGGCGCTGTGCTGGGCAGACAAAACGATGATGTGGAAACAGCGCCAGACTTGGGCTTGCAGTCACTCAACATGCAAACTGTTGGCAGCTGTCTGCAGTATTTGTATGCAgcgctgcaaaagcaaatggaaGATGTGGACTATTTTATAGTAAAAGCTAATAATCTAAGCTACAAATGCAATGTAGTGCCTGAGGCAGATCGTGTGTATTGGCGTGGCAACTTGGATGCTTTGGTGCGTTCTATATGCACACAAATGATTTTAATATCACGCACTTTGCTGGAACTAACAAATGTATGCATACCATTGGGCAGCCATATGGATGGACTAATGAAGCTGCTAATACAACTATATGCTACTATGAAGAATCTGGCCAGACATTATTTAAGCTGCGCTACAGCTGAGGGCAGCATTAAAAGCACTAA atttgagctgctgctgcgtgatGTAGGCAAACCGCTGCCTGTTAATATATATGAGCTAATTGCCTATGTGGAACACAACATACTGGACGATCAAGCACAGCAGCCTGCAAGCAAGCGTAAGCCGCAGTCAGAGCGCGCCAAAGTGCTGCGCGAAACGCGTTACATACCCAAAGTTATACTGGCAATGGAAAGCTTTAATAAGCATGTTATATTGCTTTCGAAGAAAGCCAAATCCATTGATCGTTTGgcaaattatatgcatttgGGCGCTGTGCgtgattttaatataaaatcgGGCGATCTGCGTGATATGATTGAACGCACTTACTCGCAAAGCAGTCAAATTGAAGTGTCTGCTAGCAGCTTGGAGCAGGAAGCTGAGAGTGAGCAGGAGCAACAAGAGGAGAGTGCTAATGAAGAGGAGTCAGAGGaggagcagccacagccagtgAAGCGAGCTGCTTCTAAAGCGCAACGACGACGCCGCGTTGTTGTTAGCGATGCGGAGGAGCAAGCCGAGGATGAGAATCAGCCGCCGCCACAGCCCGCAGTGAAACCAACTGCTGGCAAAGCACAACGACGAAGACGCACTGCTGCCAGCGATGAGGAGCAGGAAGCAGAGCCACTGCCTATAGTGAAGTCAATTGCTGGCAATGCGCAACGACGACGTCGCGCCACTGCTGCCAGCGATGCGGACGAATCACAGCCCAAACGTAGGCGTGGTCGCCCCactaagaaataa
- the LOC108595615 gene encoding MORN repeat-containing protein 3, protein MGTCVKRFFHPNKPVCSTGSRFKFYYPAGGTYSGYWKCNQHHGWGVKETAARQASYYAGKKQPQGQLIYKGNWVLGKRQGCGTMIRKCGKDMQTVYTGQWYDDMKCGEGKQFYTDGCVYFGNWLRNRRHGLGIQWYGDGSIYVGEWQTDFKHGLGVLFLANGNRYEGHFARGYKNGEGCFYHMHTGQLQKGMWDNDVAIASVMQDETLLRRQDAVTPYAIPRNYLKYPNQIMRELFQRYSPLADKPRRRFNDSVNLEFVHHQRQFASFDQRMTNASQLDLNPNPPYVCTCSCQRHEQEQQI, encoded by the exons ATGGGCACGTGCGTTAAGCGTTTCTTTCATCCCAATAAGCCGGTCTGCAGCACTGGCAGCCGCTTCAAGTTCTACTATCCAGCTGGAGGCACTTACTCTGGCTACTGGAAGTGCAATCAGCATCACGGCTGGGGCGTCAAGGAGACGGCCGCCAGGCAGGCGAGCTACTATGCGGGCAAGAAGCAGCCGCAGGGTCAGCTCATCTACAAGGGCAACTGGGTGCTGGGCAAGCGTCAAGGCTGCGGCACTATGATACGCAAATGTGGCAAGGATATGCAAACGGTGTACACAGGACAGTGGTACGATGATATGAAATGCGGCGAGGGCAAACAGTTCTACACGGATGGTTGTGTCTACTTTGGCAATTGGCTTAGGAATCGACGTCATGGATTGGGCATACAATGGTATGGAGATGGTAGCATCTATGTGGGGGAATGGCAAACGGACTTTAAGCATGGACTGGGAGTTTTGTTCCTGG CCAATGGAAATCGCTATGAGGGACACTTTGCGCGTGGCTACAAGAACGGCGAGGGCTGCTTCTATCATATGCACACGGGTCAGCTGCAGAAGGGCATGTGGGACAATGATGTGGCCATCGCCTCAGTCATGCAGGACGAAACCTTACTGCGGCGTCAGGATGCAGTCACTCCCTACGCCATACCACGCAATTATCTAAAATATCCCAATCAAATAATGCGCGAATTGTTTCAGCGCTATAGTCCGCTGGCCGATAAGCCGCGTCGTCGCTTCAATGACAGCGTCAATCTGGAGTTTGTGCATCATCAGCGGCAGTTTGCATCGTTCGACCAGCGCATGACCAACGCCAGCCAGCTCGATCTCAATCCCAATCCTCCTTATGTCTGCACTTGTAGTTGCCAGCGGCAcgaacaagagcaacaaatttaa
- the LOC108595662 gene encoding protein takeout, whose amino-acid sequence MLAQGECTVKMCTKLLLLFSMLALCHWSVAKLPPSITPCARDDPELERCIINAVYQLRPLLVHGNLGDGFVTPPLEPLALDNIELGRSSQFQAIFTDIEATGGSNFIIDRIIAKPTDISYDLWLTLPRIDFKGKYFLRLNLLLLDIKGKGSMRGYCDNAKAFVKMRGTRYLRNGLEYVKFTKMSMRIQFKDFKLQLDNLFNGDRILGDVGNTLINDNQELYLNEIVPGLERGLSKKFLDVANEILATATFDEMFPPGRTVINPIHYPQPTPRPSIIGGPSIFETPFSGRNPSGGILDGLPPRTGHSYNPQPQLTSGNPVGGIFSDTLPGGGNIDPRSNIGS is encoded by the exons ATGTTGGCTCAGGGTGAATGCACCGTCAAGATGTGCACTAAGCTACTATTGTTGTTCTCAATGCTGGCATTGTGCCACTGGAGCGTAGCCAAATTAC CACCCAGCATAACGCCCTGCGCACGTGATGATCCAGAGCTGGAACGTTGCATTATCAATGCTGTCTATCAGCTGCGACCGCTGCTGGTGCATGGCAATCTGGGCGATGGATTTGTTACACCACCATTGGAGCCACTGGCGCTGGACAACATTGAGCTGGGACGCAGCAGTCAGTTCCAAGCTATATTTACAGATATAGAGGCTACGGGCGGCAGCAATTTCATAATAGATCGCATTAT cGCCAAACCCACTGATATATCCTATGATCTGTGGCTTACGCTGCCACGCATTGATTTTAAAGGCAAATACTTTCTACGTTtgaatctgctgctgctcgatatcaaaggcaaaggcagcatGCGTGGCTATTGcg ATAACGCTAAAGCTTTTGTTAAAATGCGTGGCACGCGTTATTTACGCAATGGCTTGGAGTATGTCAAGTTCACCAAAATGTCCATGCGCATACAGTTCAAGgactttaagctgcagctagaTAATCTTTTCAATGGAGATCGTATACTGGGCGATGTGGGCAATACGCTTATCAATGACAATCAAGAGctgtatttaaatgaaattgtgcCCGGCTTGGAGCGCGGCTTGTCCAAAAAGTTTCTAGATGTTGCCAATGAGATTTTGGCTACAGCTACTTTTGATGAAATGTTTCCTCCTGGCCGCACTGTAATCAATCCCATACACTATCCACAGCCAACGCCCAGACCTAGCATAATTGGTGGTCCATCTATATTTGAAACGCCTTTCAGCGGACGCAATCCTTCAGGTGGCATACTGGATGGCTTGCCACCTAGAACTGGTCACAGCTACAATCCGCAACCACAGCTAACATCTGGCAATCCAGTTGGTGGCATCTTTAGCGACACATTGCCAGGTGGCGGCAATATAGATCCTAGATCAAATATAGGTAGTTAA